A section of the Capra hircus breed San Clemente chromosome 23, ASM170441v1, whole genome shotgun sequence genome encodes:
- the ADGRF1 gene encoding adhesion G-protein coupled receptor F1 isoform X2, which produces MKFKGHPERKSQTVTPAVCVLSRTRRGQQKMRFSSLWLFLFLTITEGRGGFLERDEGIKTKQELNVNKQKPLGSIQEYELLLQVHYGNSKKKRELKEFLKSWAPPLFFLPEPVNIIRAKATTYCSYQNGVLRCACEDSYSWFPPQCLDPQICSLLKAGSLQSCDCHSSNLTQSVYFCERTKVWGTFKINEKFTEDLLDSSSAMYAKYTTGIEMQLKEAYKGIQGFESVRVTQFRNGSIVVGYEVVGCSSTSELLSGIEQMAKKAKTYLCKLYALEEDSFRVFGEAQCNSIAFGFGFENDEYTLPCSLGYIGSITVRCQPSGWHILEEMCVLSELEELKKDLTELASNNTDTEAAVSSLVQKLSMVIQQSPSTTAGNLASVVSILGNISSLKKNFTVSNSTMENVINIADHILNSASLTNWTVLLKKEKDASSQLLASLENISALVPSTALPLTFSRDFINWKGIPVSANLSNQGYNYETEFFPQNTPSPITGHVSIGPEQFKKHLLHTIISMTSLTLGNILPIAKNINAQVNGPLISIIISNSSIDEVSLTFSKMKLNLSQPHCVFWDFSHLQWTDTGCHLENETANSVTCLCTHLTSFSVLMSRTVSPAIVPIVKWITFVGLGVSIGSLILCLTIEGLFWKQVNKNQTSHSRHICLVNIALCLLIADVWFIVAATVDTNSGVCTAAVFFAHFFYLSLFFWMLLLGFLLAYRVIFVFHHMATLLMVAAGFCLGYGCPLIISIVTVVVTQPSDGYKRKDACWLNWSDRSKPLLAFVVPALTIVAVNLVVVLLVLTKLGRPAVGERLAQDHKATVMRIGRSLLVLTPLLGLTWGFGIATMVDGWNLSWHVIFSFLNAFQGLFILCFGILLDSKLRQLLLNKLSPLSCWDQASKKLPDSSVKLRFEKTFNPFQQKGLYVFSYTGESSHDIMLTQFSSAEQSGES; this is translated from the exons ATGAAGTTTAAAGGGCACCCAGAGAGGAAG TCACAGACTGTGACTCCAGCTGTTTGTGTCCTGTCCAGGACCAGGAGGGGccagcagaagatgagattttCTTCTCTCTGGCTATTCCTCTTCCTCACGATCACCGAGGGCCGAGGTGGCTTCCTAGAG aggGATGAAGgcatcaaaacaaaacaagaactcAATGTGAATAAGCAAAAGCCTCTAG GCTCAATCCAGGAATACGAGCTGCTCCTTCAGGTGCACTATGGAAattccaagaagaaaagagagctgAAGGAATTTCTGAAGTCGTGGGCGCCTCCCTTATTTTTCTTACCTGAGCCAGTGAATATAATCAGAGCAAAGGCCACCACGT ACTGTAGCTACCAGAACGGGGTCCTGCGCTGTGCCTGTGAAGACAGCTACTCCTGGTTTCCTCCCCAGTGCCTCGATCCCCAGATTTGCTCCCTTCTCAAGGCAGGATCACTCCAGAGCTGTGACTGTCATTCCAGCAACCTCACCCAGAGCGTATATTTCTGTGAGAGAACAA AGGTTTGGGGTACtttcaaaattaatgaaaaatttacAGAAGACCTTTTGGATTCATCTTCTGCTATGTACGCCAAATATACCACTGGAATTGAAATGCAG CTGAAGGAAGCATACAAAGGAATCCAAGGTTTTGAATCCGTTCGAGTCACCCAGTTTCG AAATGGAAGCATCGTTGTTGGGTATGAAGTTGTTGGTTGCAGCAGCACATCTGAGCTCCTGTCGGGCATTGAGCAGATGGCTAAGAAAGCTAAGACATATCTGTGCAAGCTGTATGCCCTTGAAGAAGATTCTTTCAGAGTGTTCGGAGAAG CCCAGTGTAACAGCATTGCCTTTGGATTTGGGTTTGAGAATGACGAGTACACTCTTCCCTGTAGCCTTGGCTACATCGGAAGCATCACGGTCAGGTGCCAACCCTCGGGGTGGCATATCCTCGAGGAGATGTGTGTGCTCTCTGAGCTGGAAGAACTGAAGAag GACTTAACTGAGCTCGCCAGCAACAATACTGACACTGAGGCAGCTGTGTCATCACTGGTGCAGAAGCTTTCGATGGTCATTCAGCAAAGCCCATCAACCACAGCTGGGAATCTGGCTTCCGTGGTGTCAATTCTGGGCAATATCTCATCTCTGAAGAAAAACTTCACGGTGTCCAATTCGACAATGGAG AATGTCATCAATATAGCTGATCACATCCTTAATTCAGCTTCGCTAACCAACTGGACAGTAttactgaagaaagaaaaggatgccAGTTCCCAGTTACTAGCATCGCTGGAAAACATCAGCGCTCTAGTACCTTCGACAGCTCTGCCTCTAACTTTTTCTCGAGACTTCATTAACTGGAAAGGGATTCCAGTATCTGCAAATCTCAGCAATCAAGGTTACAATTATGAGACTgaatttttcccccaaaataccCCCAGTCCCATCACAGGCCATGTGTCTATTGGGCCAGAACAATTCAAGAAGCACCTTCTACATACTATCATCAGCATGACCTCTTTGACCCTGGGGAACATTCTACCCATAGCTAAAAATATAAATGCTCAGGTTAATGGGCCCTTGATATCCATTATTATCTCAAACTCTTCCATTGATGAAGTTTCCCTGACTTTTTCTAAGATGAAATTGAATCTGAGTCAACCTCATTGTGTGTTTTGGGATTTCAGTCATTTGCAGTGGACAGATACCGGCTGCCACTTAGAGAATGAAACTGCAAACTCGGTGACATGCCTCTGTACTCACCTGACCTCCTTCTCCGTGCTGATGTCCCGCACTGTCTCCCCTGCCATCGTCCCCATTGTGAAATGGATCACCTTTGTGGGGCTGGGGGTCTCCATCGGAAGTCTCATCTTATGCCTGACCATAGAAGGTCTGTTTTGGAAGCAGGTCAACAAAAACCAAACCTCACACAGCCGTCACATCTGCCTAGTGAACATAGCTCTGTGCCTCCTGATTGCTGACGTCTGGTTTATTGTTGCTGCCACGGTGGACACAAACTCTGGCGTCTGCACAGCTGCTGTGTTCTTTGCACACTTTTTCTACCTCTCCTTGTTCTTCTGGATGCTTCTGCTCGGGTTCCTGCTGGCATATCGGGTGATCTTCGTGTTCCATCACATGGCCACACTTTTGATGGTGGCTGCCGGGTTCTGCCTGGGCTACGGGTGCCCTCTCATTATATCCATCGTCACCGTTGTGGTCACGCAGCCCAGCGATGGCTACAAAAGGAAGGATGCATGTTGGCTTAACTGGTCTGacaggagcaagcctcttttggCCTTTGTGGTTCCTGCCCTGACTATTGTGGCTGTAAATTTGGTTGTGGTGCTATTAGTTCTCACAAAGCTCGGGAGGCCAGCTGTTGGAGAAAGGCTGGCCCAGGACCACAAGGCCACTGTCATGCGTATAGGGAGGAGCCTCCTCGTCCTGACCCCTCTTCTGGGGCTCACCTGGGGTTTCGGCATAGCAACAATGGTGGACGGCTGGAATCTGTCTTGGCAcgttattttctcatttctcaatGCATTCCAG gGTCTTTTCATCTTAtgttttggaattctcttggATAGTAAG CTGCGACAGCTGCTACTCAACAAGTTGTCTCCTTTAAGCTGTTGGGACCAGGCTTCAAAG AAGTTACCAGATTCATCTGTCAAACTCAGATTCGAAAAGACTTTCAACCCATTCCAACAGAAAG gCCTCTATGTATTTTCTTATACTGGAGAATCCTCACATGACATCATGCTAACTCAGTTTTCATCAGCTGAACAAAGCGGGGAATCCTAA
- the ADGRF1 gene encoding adhesion G-protein coupled receptor F1 isoform X1 has product MKFKGHPERKSQTVTPAVCVLSRTRRGQQKMRFSSLWLFLFLTITEGRGGFLERDEGIKTKQELNVNKQKPLGSIQEYELLLQVHYGNSKKKRELKEFLKSWAPPLFFLPEPVNIIRAKATTYCSYQNGVLRCACEDSYSWFPPQCLDPQICSLLKAGSLQSCDCHSSNLTQSVYFCERTKVWGTFKINEKFTEDLLDSSSAMYAKYTTGIEMQLKEAYKGIQGFESVRVTQFRNGSIVVGYEVVGCSSTSELLSGIEQMAKKAKTYLCKLYALEEDSFRVFGEAQCNSIAFGFGFENDEYTLPCSLGYIGSITVRCQPSGWHILEEMCVLSELEELKKDLTELASNNTDTEAAVSSLVQKLSMVIQQSPSTTAGNLASVVSILGNISSLKKNFTVSNSTMENVINIADHILNSASLTNWTVLLKKEKDASSQLLASLENISALVPSTALPLTFSRDFINWKGIPVSANLSNQGYNYETEFFPQNTPSPITGHVSIGPEQFKKHLLHTIISMTSLTLGNILPIAKNINAQVNGPLISIIISNSSIDEVSLTFSKMKLNLSQPHCVFWDFSHLQWTDTGCHLENETANSVTCLCTHLTSFSVLMSRTVSPAIVPIVKWITFVGLGVSIGSLILCLTIEGLFWKQVNKNQTSHSRHICLVNIALCLLIADVWFIVAATVDTNSGVCTAAVFFAHFFYLSLFFWMLLLGFLLAYRVIFVFHHMATLLMVAAGFCLGYGCPLIISIVTVVVTQPSDGYKRKDACWLNWSDRSKPLLAFVVPALTIVAVNLVVVLLVLTKLGRPAVGERLAQDHKATVMRIGRSLLVLTPLLGLTWGFGIATMVDGWNLSWHVIFSFLNAFQGLFILCFGILLDSKLRQLLLNKLSPLSCWDQASKQKLPDSSVKLRFEKTFNPFQQKGLYVFSYTGESSHDIMLTQFSSAEQSGES; this is encoded by the exons ATGAAGTTTAAAGGGCACCCAGAGAGGAAG TCACAGACTGTGACTCCAGCTGTTTGTGTCCTGTCCAGGACCAGGAGGGGccagcagaagatgagattttCTTCTCTCTGGCTATTCCTCTTCCTCACGATCACCGAGGGCCGAGGTGGCTTCCTAGAG aggGATGAAGgcatcaaaacaaaacaagaactcAATGTGAATAAGCAAAAGCCTCTAG GCTCAATCCAGGAATACGAGCTGCTCCTTCAGGTGCACTATGGAAattccaagaagaaaagagagctgAAGGAATTTCTGAAGTCGTGGGCGCCTCCCTTATTTTTCTTACCTGAGCCAGTGAATATAATCAGAGCAAAGGCCACCACGT ACTGTAGCTACCAGAACGGGGTCCTGCGCTGTGCCTGTGAAGACAGCTACTCCTGGTTTCCTCCCCAGTGCCTCGATCCCCAGATTTGCTCCCTTCTCAAGGCAGGATCACTCCAGAGCTGTGACTGTCATTCCAGCAACCTCACCCAGAGCGTATATTTCTGTGAGAGAACAA AGGTTTGGGGTACtttcaaaattaatgaaaaatttacAGAAGACCTTTTGGATTCATCTTCTGCTATGTACGCCAAATATACCACTGGAATTGAAATGCAG CTGAAGGAAGCATACAAAGGAATCCAAGGTTTTGAATCCGTTCGAGTCACCCAGTTTCG AAATGGAAGCATCGTTGTTGGGTATGAAGTTGTTGGTTGCAGCAGCACATCTGAGCTCCTGTCGGGCATTGAGCAGATGGCTAAGAAAGCTAAGACATATCTGTGCAAGCTGTATGCCCTTGAAGAAGATTCTTTCAGAGTGTTCGGAGAAG CCCAGTGTAACAGCATTGCCTTTGGATTTGGGTTTGAGAATGACGAGTACACTCTTCCCTGTAGCCTTGGCTACATCGGAAGCATCACGGTCAGGTGCCAACCCTCGGGGTGGCATATCCTCGAGGAGATGTGTGTGCTCTCTGAGCTGGAAGAACTGAAGAag GACTTAACTGAGCTCGCCAGCAACAATACTGACACTGAGGCAGCTGTGTCATCACTGGTGCAGAAGCTTTCGATGGTCATTCAGCAAAGCCCATCAACCACAGCTGGGAATCTGGCTTCCGTGGTGTCAATTCTGGGCAATATCTCATCTCTGAAGAAAAACTTCACGGTGTCCAATTCGACAATGGAG AATGTCATCAATATAGCTGATCACATCCTTAATTCAGCTTCGCTAACCAACTGGACAGTAttactgaagaaagaaaaggatgccAGTTCCCAGTTACTAGCATCGCTGGAAAACATCAGCGCTCTAGTACCTTCGACAGCTCTGCCTCTAACTTTTTCTCGAGACTTCATTAACTGGAAAGGGATTCCAGTATCTGCAAATCTCAGCAATCAAGGTTACAATTATGAGACTgaatttttcccccaaaataccCCCAGTCCCATCACAGGCCATGTGTCTATTGGGCCAGAACAATTCAAGAAGCACCTTCTACATACTATCATCAGCATGACCTCTTTGACCCTGGGGAACATTCTACCCATAGCTAAAAATATAAATGCTCAGGTTAATGGGCCCTTGATATCCATTATTATCTCAAACTCTTCCATTGATGAAGTTTCCCTGACTTTTTCTAAGATGAAATTGAATCTGAGTCAACCTCATTGTGTGTTTTGGGATTTCAGTCATTTGCAGTGGACAGATACCGGCTGCCACTTAGAGAATGAAACTGCAAACTCGGTGACATGCCTCTGTACTCACCTGACCTCCTTCTCCGTGCTGATGTCCCGCACTGTCTCCCCTGCCATCGTCCCCATTGTGAAATGGATCACCTTTGTGGGGCTGGGGGTCTCCATCGGAAGTCTCATCTTATGCCTGACCATAGAAGGTCTGTTTTGGAAGCAGGTCAACAAAAACCAAACCTCACACAGCCGTCACATCTGCCTAGTGAACATAGCTCTGTGCCTCCTGATTGCTGACGTCTGGTTTATTGTTGCTGCCACGGTGGACACAAACTCTGGCGTCTGCACAGCTGCTGTGTTCTTTGCACACTTTTTCTACCTCTCCTTGTTCTTCTGGATGCTTCTGCTCGGGTTCCTGCTGGCATATCGGGTGATCTTCGTGTTCCATCACATGGCCACACTTTTGATGGTGGCTGCCGGGTTCTGCCTGGGCTACGGGTGCCCTCTCATTATATCCATCGTCACCGTTGTGGTCACGCAGCCCAGCGATGGCTACAAAAGGAAGGATGCATGTTGGCTTAACTGGTCTGacaggagcaagcctcttttggCCTTTGTGGTTCCTGCCCTGACTATTGTGGCTGTAAATTTGGTTGTGGTGCTATTAGTTCTCACAAAGCTCGGGAGGCCAGCTGTTGGAGAAAGGCTGGCCCAGGACCACAAGGCCACTGTCATGCGTATAGGGAGGAGCCTCCTCGTCCTGACCCCTCTTCTGGGGCTCACCTGGGGTTTCGGCATAGCAACAATGGTGGACGGCTGGAATCTGTCTTGGCAcgttattttctcatttctcaatGCATTCCAG gGTCTTTTCATCTTAtgttttggaattctcttggATAGTAAG CTGCGACAGCTGCTACTCAACAAGTTGTCTCCTTTAAGCTGTTGGGACCAGGCTTCAAAG CAGAAGTTACCAGATTCATCTGTCAAACTCAGATTCGAAAAGACTTTCAACCCATTCCAACAGAAAG gCCTCTATGTATTTTCTTATACTGGAGAATCCTCACATGACATCATGCTAACTCAGTTTTCATCAGCTGAACAAAGCGGGGAATCCTAA
- the ADGRF1 gene encoding adhesion G-protein coupled receptor F1 isoform X3, with product MRFSSLWLFLFLTITEGRGGFLERDEGIKTKQELNVNKQKPLGSIQEYELLLQVHYGNSKKKRELKEFLKSWAPPLFFLPEPVNIIRAKATTYCSYQNGVLRCACEDSYSWFPPQCLDPQICSLLKAGSLQSCDCHSSNLTQSVYFCERTKVWGTFKINEKFTEDLLDSSSAMYAKYTTGIEMQLKEAYKGIQGFESVRVTQFRNGSIVVGYEVVGCSSTSELLSGIEQMAKKAKTYLCKLYALEEDSFRVFGEAQCNSIAFGFGFENDEYTLPCSLGYIGSITVRCQPSGWHILEEMCVLSELEELKKDLTELASNNTDTEAAVSSLVQKLSMVIQQSPSTTAGNLASVVSILGNISSLKKNFTVSNSTMENVINIADHILNSASLTNWTVLLKKEKDASSQLLASLENISALVPSTALPLTFSRDFINWKGIPVSANLSNQGYNYETEFFPQNTPSPITGHVSIGPEQFKKHLLHTIISMTSLTLGNILPIAKNINAQVNGPLISIIISNSSIDEVSLTFSKMKLNLSQPHCVFWDFSHLQWTDTGCHLENETANSVTCLCTHLTSFSVLMSRTVSPAIVPIVKWITFVGLGVSIGSLILCLTIEGLFWKQVNKNQTSHSRHICLVNIALCLLIADVWFIVAATVDTNSGVCTAAVFFAHFFYLSLFFWMLLLGFLLAYRVIFVFHHMATLLMVAAGFCLGYGCPLIISIVTVVVTQPSDGYKRKDACWLNWSDRSKPLLAFVVPALTIVAVNLVVVLLVLTKLGRPAVGERLAQDHKATVMRIGRSLLVLTPLLGLTWGFGIATMVDGWNLSWHVIFSFLNAFQGLFILCFGILLDSKLRQLLLNKLSPLSCWDQASKQKLPDSSVKLRFEKTFNPFQQKGLYVFSYTGESSHDIMLTQFSSAEQSGES from the exons atgagattttCTTCTCTCTGGCTATTCCTCTTCCTCACGATCACCGAGGGCCGAGGTGGCTTCCTAGAG aggGATGAAGgcatcaaaacaaaacaagaactcAATGTGAATAAGCAAAAGCCTCTAG GCTCAATCCAGGAATACGAGCTGCTCCTTCAGGTGCACTATGGAAattccaagaagaaaagagagctgAAGGAATTTCTGAAGTCGTGGGCGCCTCCCTTATTTTTCTTACCTGAGCCAGTGAATATAATCAGAGCAAAGGCCACCACGT ACTGTAGCTACCAGAACGGGGTCCTGCGCTGTGCCTGTGAAGACAGCTACTCCTGGTTTCCTCCCCAGTGCCTCGATCCCCAGATTTGCTCCCTTCTCAAGGCAGGATCACTCCAGAGCTGTGACTGTCATTCCAGCAACCTCACCCAGAGCGTATATTTCTGTGAGAGAACAA AGGTTTGGGGTACtttcaaaattaatgaaaaatttacAGAAGACCTTTTGGATTCATCTTCTGCTATGTACGCCAAATATACCACTGGAATTGAAATGCAG CTGAAGGAAGCATACAAAGGAATCCAAGGTTTTGAATCCGTTCGAGTCACCCAGTTTCG AAATGGAAGCATCGTTGTTGGGTATGAAGTTGTTGGTTGCAGCAGCACATCTGAGCTCCTGTCGGGCATTGAGCAGATGGCTAAGAAAGCTAAGACATATCTGTGCAAGCTGTATGCCCTTGAAGAAGATTCTTTCAGAGTGTTCGGAGAAG CCCAGTGTAACAGCATTGCCTTTGGATTTGGGTTTGAGAATGACGAGTACACTCTTCCCTGTAGCCTTGGCTACATCGGAAGCATCACGGTCAGGTGCCAACCCTCGGGGTGGCATATCCTCGAGGAGATGTGTGTGCTCTCTGAGCTGGAAGAACTGAAGAag GACTTAACTGAGCTCGCCAGCAACAATACTGACACTGAGGCAGCTGTGTCATCACTGGTGCAGAAGCTTTCGATGGTCATTCAGCAAAGCCCATCAACCACAGCTGGGAATCTGGCTTCCGTGGTGTCAATTCTGGGCAATATCTCATCTCTGAAGAAAAACTTCACGGTGTCCAATTCGACAATGGAG AATGTCATCAATATAGCTGATCACATCCTTAATTCAGCTTCGCTAACCAACTGGACAGTAttactgaagaaagaaaaggatgccAGTTCCCAGTTACTAGCATCGCTGGAAAACATCAGCGCTCTAGTACCTTCGACAGCTCTGCCTCTAACTTTTTCTCGAGACTTCATTAACTGGAAAGGGATTCCAGTATCTGCAAATCTCAGCAATCAAGGTTACAATTATGAGACTgaatttttcccccaaaataccCCCAGTCCCATCACAGGCCATGTGTCTATTGGGCCAGAACAATTCAAGAAGCACCTTCTACATACTATCATCAGCATGACCTCTTTGACCCTGGGGAACATTCTACCCATAGCTAAAAATATAAATGCTCAGGTTAATGGGCCCTTGATATCCATTATTATCTCAAACTCTTCCATTGATGAAGTTTCCCTGACTTTTTCTAAGATGAAATTGAATCTGAGTCAACCTCATTGTGTGTTTTGGGATTTCAGTCATTTGCAGTGGACAGATACCGGCTGCCACTTAGAGAATGAAACTGCAAACTCGGTGACATGCCTCTGTACTCACCTGACCTCCTTCTCCGTGCTGATGTCCCGCACTGTCTCCCCTGCCATCGTCCCCATTGTGAAATGGATCACCTTTGTGGGGCTGGGGGTCTCCATCGGAAGTCTCATCTTATGCCTGACCATAGAAGGTCTGTTTTGGAAGCAGGTCAACAAAAACCAAACCTCACACAGCCGTCACATCTGCCTAGTGAACATAGCTCTGTGCCTCCTGATTGCTGACGTCTGGTTTATTGTTGCTGCCACGGTGGACACAAACTCTGGCGTCTGCACAGCTGCTGTGTTCTTTGCACACTTTTTCTACCTCTCCTTGTTCTTCTGGATGCTTCTGCTCGGGTTCCTGCTGGCATATCGGGTGATCTTCGTGTTCCATCACATGGCCACACTTTTGATGGTGGCTGCCGGGTTCTGCCTGGGCTACGGGTGCCCTCTCATTATATCCATCGTCACCGTTGTGGTCACGCAGCCCAGCGATGGCTACAAAAGGAAGGATGCATGTTGGCTTAACTGGTCTGacaggagcaagcctcttttggCCTTTGTGGTTCCTGCCCTGACTATTGTGGCTGTAAATTTGGTTGTGGTGCTATTAGTTCTCACAAAGCTCGGGAGGCCAGCTGTTGGAGAAAGGCTGGCCCAGGACCACAAGGCCACTGTCATGCGTATAGGGAGGAGCCTCCTCGTCCTGACCCCTCTTCTGGGGCTCACCTGGGGTTTCGGCATAGCAACAATGGTGGACGGCTGGAATCTGTCTTGGCAcgttattttctcatttctcaatGCATTCCAG gGTCTTTTCATCTTAtgttttggaattctcttggATAGTAAG CTGCGACAGCTGCTACTCAACAAGTTGTCTCCTTTAAGCTGTTGGGACCAGGCTTCAAAG CAGAAGTTACCAGATTCATCTGTCAAACTCAGATTCGAAAAGACTTTCAACCCATTCCAACAGAAAG gCCTCTATGTATTTTCTTATACTGGAGAATCCTCACATGACATCATGCTAACTCAGTTTTCATCAGCTGAACAAAGCGGGGAATCCTAA